In Cololabis saira isolate AMF1-May2022 chromosome 1, fColSai1.1, whole genome shotgun sequence, the following proteins share a genomic window:
- the LOC133453818 gene encoding nicotinate-nucleotide pyrophosphorylase [carboxylating]-like, which produces MFALKHPVADSIPRPTLTRLAREWLAEDTPNFDPAGVCVGSAVVEARLLCKTPHTVLAGSPFFTAVFTEVGCTVDWIYQDGDEIGPEGVTLTAVVRGPARDLLLGERPALNCLARASGIATRCSRLQAMAKASHWHGEVAGTRKTTPGFRLVEKYAMLVGGVSMHRQDLSGMVMLKDNHVWASGSITEAVTAARSVCGFSSKVEVECCSVEEGREAAAAGADIVMLDNLQPQELHAAARSLKSHFPSLLIEASGGVGPDNIALYFSSHVDVISLGCITQGCPVADFSLKVQKP; this is translated from the exons ATGTTTGCATTAAAACACCCAGTGGCAGATTCGATCCCACGCCCCACCCTGACCCGGCTGGCACGAGAGTGGCTGGCAGAGGACACGCCGAACTTTGAccctgcaggagtgtgtgtgggaTCAGCCGTAGTTGAGGCAAGGCTGCTGTGTAAAACTCCTCACACCGTCCTGGCAGGGAGCCCTTTCTTCACGGCAGTGTTCACGGAGGTGGGATGCACCGTGGACTGGATTTACCAGGATGGAGATGAGATTG GCCCGGAGGGCGTGACCCTGACTGCTGTGGTGAGAGGCCCAGCGAGAGACCTCCTGCTCGGGGAACGGCCGGCTCTGAACTGCCTGGCCCGCGCCTCCGGGATCGCCACCCGCTGCTCTCGGCTCCAAGCCATGGCAAAGGCTAGCCACTGGCACGGGGAGGTGGCCGGCACACGCAAGACCACCCCGGGCTTCCGGCTGGTGGAGAAGTACGCCATGCTGGTGGGCGGCGTGTCCATGCACAGGCAGGACCTGAGTGGGATGGTGATGCTGAAAGACAACCACGTGTGGGCCTCCGGCAGCATCACAGAG GCGGTGACGGCGGCCCGGTCCGTGTGCGGCTTCAGCAgcaaggtggaggtggagtgcTGCTCCGTGGAGGAGGGCAGGGAGGCTGCAGCAGCGGGGGCCGACATCGTCATGCTGGACAACCTTCAACCTCAG GAGCTCCACGCTGCAGCACGCAGCCTGAAGAGCCACTTCCCATCCCTCCTGATAGAAGCCAGCGGAGGAGTGGGCCCTGATAACATAGCCCTGTACTTCTCCTCACACGTAGACGTCATCTCCCTGGGCTGCATAACGCAAGGATGTCCAGTTGCAGACTTTTCTCTCAAGGTTCAAAAGCCTTGA